A genomic window from Calditerricola satsumensis includes:
- a CDS encoding urease accessory protein UreH domain-containing protein: MWYEWLSAISRALSEPFLQLSQATTVPELSALVLGMVGAFAPCQLTAHVGALAYFSERAAGERFSASELAWYLVGRMAVYTVLGVAAYLLGKEWGNQLIPLFSWSRKALGPLLVLTGLVMLGWLRWRKGIGGRLEAWGTRLALLLAPRGRAFLLGVAFSLGFCPTMFLLFFGLLIPLMFSSASGLLLPPLFALGTAVPLLVVFGLLYGTGASRSLVRALRRFGHGLTRAVGAVFVLIGLLDTVTYWTL, from the coding sequence GTGTGGTACGAGTGGTTGAGCGCGATCAGTCGCGCGTTGTCGGAGCCGTTTCTGCAATTGTCCCAGGCGACCACGGTTCCTGAGCTTTCCGCGTTGGTGTTGGGCATGGTGGGGGCCTTTGCGCCGTGCCAGCTGACGGCCCATGTGGGCGCCTTGGCCTATTTTTCCGAGCGTGCAGCAGGCGAGCGGTTTTCGGCGAGCGAACTGGCGTGGTATCTCGTGGGGCGAATGGCCGTCTACACCGTTTTGGGGGTTGCGGCGTACCTGTTGGGGAAGGAATGGGGCAACCAGCTGATCCCGCTCTTTTCTTGGTCGCGCAAAGCGCTGGGACCGCTGTTGGTGCTCACCGGCTTGGTGATGCTCGGCTGGCTGCGCTGGAGGAAGGGGATCGGCGGCCGGCTGGAAGCGTGGGGCACGCGCCTGGCCCTCCTGCTTGCGCCGCGCGGACGGGCCTTTCTGCTGGGCGTCGCCTTTTCCCTCGGCTTTTGCCCGACGATGTTCCTGCTCTTTTTTGGGCTCCTCATCCCGCTCATGTTTTCCAGCGCTTCCGGCCTGCTGTTGCCGCCCCTCTTTGCCCTCGGAACGGCGGTTCCGCTGCTCGTCGTGTTCGGCCTGTTGTATGGCACGGGCGCTTCGCGCTCCCTCGTCCGCGCGTTGCGGCGGTTTGGGCACGGCCTGACGCGTGCGGTGGGGGCGGTGTTTGTGCTGATCGGTTTGTTGGACACGGTTACGTACTGGACGCTGTAA
- a CDS encoding Hsp20/alpha crystallin family protein, giving the protein MKGLQASLHHLQTLTQKLSQLGSSQGPWGHLKHLQNLLDDDFWSHIQGLQRLATALPASAPNDEGPDVETGPQIDIYQTHSKVIVSCAIPGAERASLRASLTDGRVLTLEGVVKENAFVQNKGFVVQQERFFGKFIRKIQLPAPVKAEGVVSAYRDGILDLHFPKAEPTSGKTVRISL; this is encoded by the coding sequence ATGAAGGGCCTCCAAGCATCCCTGCACCACCTGCAAACCCTCACGCAAAAGCTGAGCCAACTCGGCAGCAGCCAGGGCCCCTGGGGCCATCTCAAACACCTGCAAAACCTGCTGGACGACGATTTCTGGTCGCATATCCAGGGCCTTCAGCGGCTGGCGACGGCCTTGCCCGCCTCCGCACCGAACGACGAGGGCCCAGACGTGGAGACCGGTCCGCAGATCGACATTTACCAGACCCACAGCAAGGTCATCGTCAGCTGCGCCATTCCCGGTGCGGAACGCGCGAGCCTCCGCGCGTCCCTCACCGACGGGCGGGTGCTCACCCTCGAAGGCGTGGTGAAAGAGAACGCCTTCGTGCAGAACAAGGGCTTCGTTGTGCAGCAAGAGCGCTTTTTCGGCAAGTTCATCCGCAAGATCCAGCTGCCGGCGCCCGTCAAGGCGGAAGGCGTCGTCAGCGCCTACCGCGACGGCATTCTGGACCTGCACTTTCCCAAAGCCGAACCCACAAGCGGCAAAACCGTCCGCATTTCGCTGTAA
- the gerPC gene encoding spore germination protein GerPC: MHPIWHPLFALHHRIDALIRRCERLEAQFNTAVRLRLLQRQVALLKAELEALKAAPRQIVIEKLENTVGTLTVNTLNGILNVGVAHNATLPVDEQLVVGGKPLADLVNPEAEALPSPHPPTDTPSAWDSPAATSSNGGKRDAQNETTPEGGKR; encoded by the coding sequence GTGCATCCGATCTGGCACCCGCTTTTCGCCCTCCACCACCGCATCGACGCCCTCATCCGCCGCTGCGAACGGCTAGAAGCCCAGTTCAATACGGCGGTGCGTCTCCGCCTGCTGCAGCGGCAAGTTGCGTTGCTCAAAGCGGAGCTGGAGGCGCTCAAAGCGGCCCCCCGTCAAATCGTGATCGAAAAGCTGGAGAACACCGTGGGCACCCTCACCGTGAACACGCTGAACGGCATCCTCAACGTGGGCGTCGCCCACAACGCGACGCTCCCCGTCGATGAACAACTGGTGGTTGGCGGAAAACCGCTTGCCGACCTGGTGAATCCGGAAGCGGAAGCCTTGCCGTCTCCCCATCCGCCAACCGACACCCCGTCGGCCTGGGATTCCCCTGCCGCCACCTCGTCGAACGGAGGGAAACGGGATGCGCAAAACGAGACGACACCCGAGGGAGGAAAACGTTAG